From Coffea arabica cultivar ET-39 chromosome 10e, Coffea Arabica ET-39 HiFi, whole genome shotgun sequence, one genomic window encodes:
- the LOC113711749 gene encoding uncharacterized protein: MKGQEAAEQSCSEMGLRSFLQFFFILFFYHLLQLLPAVADDSSSLTLNSDTNAANHKSSKHSGGLIVLLLILGLLSVAGFSVFLFKIWQKKKRDAQQARLLKLFENDEDLEVELGIQD, translated from the exons ATGAAAGGACAAGAAGCAGCAGAGCAGAGTTGCAGTGAAATGGGTCTCCGGAGCTTTCTTCAGTTTTTCTTTATCTTATTTTTCTACCATTTACTTCAACTTCTTCCAG CTGTGGCGGATGATTCATCATCATTAACTTTGAACAGTGATACAAATGCTGCAAATCACAAGTCATCCAAACACTCTGGGGGGCTAATAGTGCTCCTCTTGATCCTTGGGCTGCTGTCTGTTGCTGGATTTTCTGTGTTTCTGTTCAAGATATGGCAAAAGAAGAAGAGGGATGCGCAGCAAGCCCGTCTTCTAAAGCTCTTTGAGAATGATGAAGATCTTGAGGTTGAACTTGGTATTCAGGATTGA
- the LOC140015081 gene encoding uncharacterized protein translates to MRAVVWNFRDAGSPLTVSQLEEVVRLHSPELVFLAETKNKKYVMNKIRMRLRYDNLFVVDPIGRAGGLAVVWRKDLVVKRVLSTEFTIELNVERKGTEKDWWFVGILVLKRFPELGVIIGMKRGRLRKDLIGFCVVGTGAEIMISRIKKEIAKVHMGQQADKKGRLSALERQLTEAYKKEETYWGQNTKVQWLKEEDRNTKYFHAMIEEKRRRNNISILQRGDGTWCKSEGEVEGEINEYFRKVFTSNNPRQFDAILSGIPRMITGQMNNKLTKPVSEMEVRKSVLFLHPNKAPGLDAINETIITLIPKVGSPISVSQYRPISLYNVVYRIISKVLVNRLKSFLKHCISSNQSAFIPDRQIIDNIVVAHENDTLLFCRASLEEARQVMRILETYEAVSGQKINTDKSSVFFSKNTEECKKISIQLYQGQGVGEAQRLERKIVEPNWKGGYPRAYIRKYVVKWQGFGGGRVKGGERLTGWNEGSWLQEVLERGARKKVGDGRTVHIWKDRWLSDGGSGMVATQKPANCSVQRVYELIQNEEWNTAVMETILSKEDCRKIEGIPISLCAGKDKLVWPFTKTGQYSVKSGYMLARDMRGKWRSKE, encoded by the exons ATGAGAGCTGTGGTGTGGAACTTTCGAGATGctgggagccccttgacagtttCCCAACTTGAGGAGGTTGTGAGACTCCACTCCCCTGAGTTAGTTTTCTTGGctgaaactaaaaataaaaaatatgttaTGAATAAGATTAGGATGAGACTTAGATATGATAATCTTTTTGTTGTTGACCCTATAGGTAGAGCTGGTGGTCTGGCTGTAGTATGGAGAAAGGATTTGGTAGTTAAAAGGGTTCTTTCCACTGAGTTTACAATAGAATTGAATGTGGAAAGAAAGGGTACTGAGAAAGATTGGTGGTTTGTTGGG ATATTGGTTTTGAAGAGATTCCCTGAACTTGGTGTAATAATTGGGATGAAGAGGGGGAGGTTAAGGAAAGACTTGATAGGATTCTGTGTAGTAGGGACTGGAGCAGAGATCATG ATTAGTAGGATAAAGAAGGAAATAGCAAAGGTTCATATGGGACAGCAGGCTGATAAAAAAGGGAGATTGAGTGCTCTTGAGAGACAACTGACTGAGGCTtacaagaaggaagaaacttatTGGGGGCAAAACACTAAAGTACAATGGTTGAAGGAGGAGGATAGGAACACTAAGTATTTTCATGCTATGATAGAAGAGAAAAGGAGAAGGAACAATATATCTATCCTACAAAGAGGGGATGGTACTTGGTGTAAGTCTGAGGGGGAGGTTGAAGGGGAGATTAATGAGTATTTCAGGAAAGTCTTCACTTCTAATAATCCAAGGCAGTTTGATGCAATACTCAGTGGTATTCCTCGGATGATCACAGGACAGATGAATAACAAGCTCACCAAACCAGTATCTGAGATGGAAGTCAGGAAATCAGTGTTATTTTTGCATCCCAATAAAGCTCCTGGACTTGATG CTATTAATGAGACTATCATCACTCTGATTCCTAAAGTTGGATCTCCCATTTCTGTGTCCCAATATAGACCTATTAGCCTATACAATGTTGTTTATAGGATTATTTCTAAGGTTCTTGTGAATAGGTTAAAGTCTTTTCTTAAGCACTGCATCAGTAGTAATCAGTCAGCTTTCATTCCTGACAGGCAAATTATTGATAATATTGTGGTTGCTCATGAAA ATGACACTCTCCTATTTTGTAGAGCCAGTTTAGAAGAGGCTAGACAGGTGATGAGAATCTTGGAGACTTATGAAGCAGTTTCTGGACAGAAGATCAACACTGATAAATCTTCTGTTTTCTTTAGTAAGAATACAGAAGAGTGTAAAAAG ATAAGTATTCAACTATATCAAGGTCAGGGTGTTGGAGAAGCTCAAAGGCTGGAAAGAAAAATTGTTGAGCCAAACTGGAAAGGAG GTTACCCAAGAGCTTATATCAGGAAATATGTAGTGAAATGGCAAGGTTTTGGTGGGGGAAGAGTGAAGGGAGGAGAAAGACTCACTGGATGGAATGAGGGAAGTTGGCTGCA AGAGGTGCTGGAGAGAGGAGCTAGAAAGAAGGTAGGGGATGGTCGAACAGTTCATATCTGGAAGGATAGGTGGTTATCAGATGGAGGGTCAGGTATGGTGGCCACTCAAAAGCCAGCAAATTGTTCTGTCCAGAGAGTTTATGAACTGATCCAAAATGAAGAGTGGAACACAGCAGTGATGGAAACTATTCTTAGTAAGGAGGATTGCAGGAAGATAGAAGGAATCCCTATCAGTCTATGTGCAGGAAAAGATAAGCTGGTGTGGCCATTCACTAAAACTGGACAGTATTCAGTTAAGAGTGGTTACATGCTGGCTAGAGATATGAGAGGGAAATGGAGGAGCAAGGAATAG
- the LOC113711239 gene encoding uncharacterized protein, whose protein sequence is MTETLKHMFLFCSHAEFIWNTTSIDWDGLKKYRYSFWHWRNSMMKVQNRKEGRSHIALTVNILWQIWKSRNQVQFNEVRNCPGRTASKAVNELSEYQEVRYGEVKVAEQGKTQVAESSKWVPPPQGFIKLNTDVALEVKDGRIGWGVVARREDGRVVGAWAGGERRNGIPAVEEALAIRKAIIKARQYRWHKVEIQSDSKQMVDKLKDRNVDDPVAGTILNDVMTLCQGFSECYFSFC, encoded by the coding sequence ATGACAGAAACATTGAAGCACATGTTCCTCTTTTGTAGTCATGCAGAGTTTATATGGAATACAACTTCAATTGATTGGGATGGATTAAAGAAGTATAGGTACAGTTTCTGGCACTGGCGGAATAGCATGATGAAGGTACAGAATAGGAAGGAAGGGAGGAGCCACATTGCTTTGACAGTGAATATATTATGgcagatttggaaatccaggaaccAAGTGCAGTTTAATGAGGTGAGGAACTGTCCAGGAAGAACAGCAAGTAAAGCTGTGAATGAGTTGTCAGAGTATCAAGAAGTGAGATATGGGGAAGTTAAAGTTGCAGAGCAGGGGAAAACACAGGTGGCTGAGAGTAGTAAATGGGTTCCACCCCCACAGGGTTTTATCAAACTGAATACTGATGTAGCTTTGGAGGTAAAAGATGGCAGAATAGGCTGGGGCGTTGTAGCCAGAAGAGAGGATGGCAGGGTTGTAGGAGCTTGGGCAGGAGGTGAAAGAAGGAATGGAATCCCAGCAGTAGAGGAGGCCTTAGCTATCAGGAAAGCTATCATCAAGGCTAGACAGTACAGATGGCACAAAGTAGAAATACAATCTGATTCCAAACAAATGGTGGATAAGCTCAAGGATAGGAATGTGGATGATCCAGTCGCAGGGACCATCTTGAATGATGTAATGACTTTATGTCAAGGTTTTAGTGAATGTTACTTCTCTTTTTGTTAA